CTAGGTGACTGAACGAAGGTCCCTGCCCGCCGACGCCAGGGGCACACATGTTGCGGCGATTGGCCTCAGGGTTGTCACTCCGTGGTATTGCGGCCGAGAATTGGCGGGCACTGGCCTGCGCGGACAATATCCCGCTAACACTTTGAGCGATAAAGTGCTTCCCAATAGAGGACTGCCGCAGAGTGCTTGTTGTCCGGCTGTCCTCAGTTTTTCGTCAAGCCGTCAGCGACTTTTTCGTCGAGCCACTGGGGCCGAGTGTGCACCGGCGTCAGGACGCGTCCGCGCGCGTCTCGCATTTTTTGTCCAGATTTTCGCGCCAGTCTTGCGTTTTTGGTCAGCCCACACTGTCGATCTCCACACGGCCCCGCCTCTGGCGCTGCGCGCGGGATCCCCGCGGCTTCAATCCGCTCTCTACAACGGGCTCGGTGCCTTTTCCTGATTGGTAACTCCGAACGGGATGTGCACAGAGGGCACCACCGTGCTTGCCGATCGGAGATGACCCGATTGATCGTCAAAGAAAATGTGCGGCTTCAGCACGGCGAGGACGCGCCCCTTTTCGATGCCGCCAAGAAAAAAAGCATCGTTCGCCATCACGCCCCAGCTTTTCAGTGTCTTAAGCGCGCGCTCGTGAGACGGCGCATTGCGCGCGGTGACGATCGAGACGCGGATCCGGTTCTCATACGCTGGATTTTGTCGCTTGTGATGCTCTTCCGCAGACTGGATCTTGGCGACCCGAACCAGGAATTCCTTGAGAGGGCCCGGATGGTGCGGCTGCATGACATTCTTGACTTCATGCGCATGGAACGCGCTCAGGCCGGACGCCTGCATCACCGACTCCGATTCATCGCCCGCCAGAACGCCGTCGAAGTCAAAAGCAATTCGAAGGGAGTTGTCCTCCTCGTCGTCATCGAACTTGGAGTCAAGCACTTGTCCAGCCGGATGGCCCGCCTTGATCGCGGCGTCCACGTCCGATTTGTTACCCGAGAGAAAAAGGGCAATGTTGAGCGCCGGGATGTATTCGTAGGGCGACCTCCCCTGCATGAAAATCGCGCGCGTCATACCCAGTTTGTAGTGTTCGATGGTTTTCATCACCCGCAGCCCTGTGTCGGGGTCGTTTCTCGAAAGAAGTACCACTTCGACAAAGGGATCGGCGGCATCCGCGCGAAGGTCGTTCAGCGCGAGCAGGCGCTTGATGAATGGAAAGGCGATGCCCTTGGGAAGCGGGTTGTAGAGGTTCTCCTCTTGGAACTTGCGGTATTCCTCTTCGCCGTGGCTCTTGAAGATGGCGTCCGAGTCGGTGAGGTCGAACACCGCGCTCGACGCAACGCCGATCACGAGGCGGCTTTCCAGTTCGTAAGGCAACTCGGTACTCCATATCGATAAAAATGGACCGGCAACGCGTAGCCGGTTCTGACTCGTTACGCGCGCACGTCGATGAACCGCCCCCATCCTGAGGCCGTCAGACAGCGCCGTGCCAGTGTATGTGCACAAAGTCAGCCGCCTGAAGCGTGTGCACAGCCGCAACTGTGCAATCCAGGCGATGTCTGTCACGGCCTTGGGCAGGCCCGACCGGCGCTTGGCGATGTCAGCGCTGACTCGAGCCGGGCACCGATCCATCCTCGAAACGCAAGATACGATTGAATACGCCGACGATCTTCCGAAGAATTCATCGCTACAAGGGGAGGCCAAATGAGGATTCTGTTGCCACGCGTTCTGGGTGTTCAAGAAAAACTGCCGAAAGGCATCCTCGCGCAACTTCTCGTGCCGCACACGACTTTTGTCGGTCGCGCGACTCAGTTCACGGTACCGTCGGCTACCGGCTGGTGCATCACCGCTGACGACGGCGGCACTGTTTACATTTTTCCGCGCGCTCCTCGGCCCGAACACCTTCCAGCGGGCAACACGCTGCTTGGCACCGTGCCGTCAGGTACTGACGAGGTTGACCTTAGGAATTCGAAGTGGTTGAGCAACCTGCACGCCGCATCACCGAATCCACACGAATTTGCAAGGTCAAGCTGGAAGTCGGCGTTCCGCTATATCGGCGAGGACGAGGTCGAAGTCGGCCAAGTGGGCCTGCGTAAACCACAGATCGGCGCCTTGCATGCGATCCACGCGCACTGGTCGACCAATCACGAAGTAGCGACAGTAGTGATGCCAACAGGCACTGGAAAGACCGAAACCATGCTGGCAACCCTTGTTACTGCCAGATGTTTGCGTCTTCTCGTGCTTGTACCCACTGAAGCGCTGCGTCGCCAAGTTTCCGACAAGTTCATAACACTAGGAATCTTCAAAGGCCCAAATAGTGTTGTGCTTGCGGAGAGTGTTGTTCGCCCCGTGGTCGGAACGCTCACGAAACGCCCAGCCAACGTCGCCGAAGTAGACGCATTTTTCAACCGCTGCAACGTCATCGTGACGA
This genomic window from Variovorax sp. V93 contains:
- a CDS encoding 5'-nucleotidase — protein: MPYELESRLVIGVASSAVFDLTDSDAIFKSHGEEEYRKFQEENLYNPLPKGIAFPFIKRLLALNDLRADAADPFVEVVLLSRNDPDTGLRVMKTIEHYKLGMTRAIFMQGRSPYEYIPALNIALFLSGNKSDVDAAIKAGHPAGQVLDSKFDDDEEDNSLRIAFDFDGVLAGDESESVMQASGLSAFHAHEVKNVMQPHHPGPLKEFLVRVAKIQSAEEHHKRQNPAYENRIRVSIVTARNAPSHERALKTLKSWGVMANDAFFLGGIEKGRVLAVLKPHIFFDDQSGHLRSASTVVPSVHIPFGVTNQEKAPSPL